A part of Chroococcidiopsis sp. TS-821 genomic DNA contains:
- a CDS encoding sugar phosphate nucleotidyltransferase: MKAVILAGGLGTRISEETTIKPKPMVEIGGKPILWHIMK; this comes from the coding sequence ATGAAAGCGGTAATACTAGCAGGGGGATTGGGGACAAGGATCAGTGAAGAGACAACAATCAAACCGAAGCCGATGGTAGAGATCGGGGGCAAGCCAATCTTGTGGCACATCATGAAA
- a CDS encoding heparin lyase I family protein — MMKFWAQLPISVAVVLILFTNKSQADIIDSVTQSIEQARRLEFSTASGGATCNQLVNASSIEGMKYAFKHWVNLCGERSELVMKKTEIGKTYWYGWSMFIPSNWQDTSVGYDIVNQWATYPTNKKFRQGCGGNGSYIARTNETFTFNLQYQGDVAQIVCNKFPLVSVTDAKGKWVDFVMHVKWTGNKDGFLRLWTRVGNEPYNLKINHVGSTYWNDEDTGPYFKMGLYKGDPNFEGPSPRYLYTAQYRLGDAKSTFRDVAPSR, encoded by the coding sequence ATGATGAAGTTTTGGGCTCAATTACCAATTAGTGTAGCCGTAGTACTTATTTTATTTACAAATAAATCACAGGCAGATATTATTGATTCTGTTACTCAAAGTATTGAGCAAGCAAGAAGACTTGAATTCTCAACTGCATCTGGTGGAGCAACTTGCAATCAACTCGTAAATGCTAGCTCAATTGAAGGCATGAAGTATGCGTTTAAACATTGGGTGAATTTATGCGGCGAGCGCTCTGAGTTAGTAATGAAAAAAACTGAGATCGGCAAGACTTATTGGTATGGCTGGTCTATGTTTATTCCATCTAATTGGCAGGATACTTCTGTAGGGTACGATATAGTCAATCAATGGGCAACATATCCTACAAATAAAAAGTTTCGTCAAGGTTGTGGAGGTAATGGTTCTTACATTGCTCGTACTAATGAAACATTTACCTTCAATTTACAGTACCAAGGCGACGTTGCACAGATTGTTTGTAATAAGTTTCCACTTGTAAGTGTTACTGATGCCAAAGGAAAATGGGTTGATTTTGTCATGCACGTGAAGTGGACTGGAAATAAAGACGGTTTTCTGCGACTTTGGACGAGGGTAGGTAACGAACCTTATAACCTTAAGATTAATCACGTAGGTTCTACTTATTGGAACGACGAAGATACTGGTCCATATTTTAAAATGGGATTATATAAAGGCGATCCTAATTTTGAAGGTCCTTCTCCTAGATATTTATATACAGCTCAATATCGTTTAGGCGATGCCAAGTCTACCTTTCGAGACGTTGCTCCTTCTCGTTAG
- a CDS encoding polysaccharide lyase has product MSLNLALKVSLHIALLTSISWLSFLWTRTITGNTGHSRNVIFSETFEAGSLNNWRNNLDWKHKGKNVTKPGKEICCDHSVQLDDSVAREGRYAARFTLYKDDPLASNNKRAELRLGAVPTKSEYWYGFSIYLPPGFVKDPSYEIVTQWNARPDFDLGERWRSPQLALMIADGKWHVHRRWDHRRVTKNNKPAGRETIDLGAYQTGVWTDWVFHVKWSYEDDGLVEVWKNGKLVMRKTGPNTYNDEVGPFQKFGIYKTDWKHNPEKSKANVRVLYFDSIRMGDASATYADVAP; this is encoded by the coding sequence ATGTCTCTCAATCTAGCCCTCAAGGTCTCTCTTCATATTGCTTTATTGACCTCTATAAGTTGGCTCAGCTTTCTTTGGACGAGAACAATAACTGGTAATACAGGTCATTCGAGAAACGTCATTTTTAGCGAAACATTTGAGGCAGGAAGCTTAAATAACTGGAGAAATAATCTAGACTGGAAGCATAAAGGCAAAAACGTTACAAAGCCAGGAAAGGAAATCTGCTGCGATCACTCAGTTCAGTTAGATGATTCTGTTGCTAGAGAAGGTCGCTATGCTGCTCGGTTTACTCTTTATAAAGATGACCCTCTTGCTTCTAACAATAAAAGAGCAGAGTTAAGACTAGGTGCTGTTCCTACCAAATCAGAATATTGGTATGGTTTTAGTATTTATCTTCCTCCTGGGTTCGTAAAAGATCCATCCTATGAAATTGTTACTCAATGGAATGCTAGACCAGATTTTGACTTAGGAGAGAGATGGCGAAGTCCGCAACTTGCATTAATGATTGCAGATGGAAAATGGCACGTACACCGACGTTGGGATCATCGTCGAGTTACTAAAAATAATAAACCTGCTGGTAGAGAAACAATTGATTTAGGAGCATATCAGACAGGGGTATGGACTGACTGGGTATTTCATGTCAAGTGGTCGTATGAAGATGACGGCTTAGTTGAAGTCTGGAAAAATGGCAAGCTTGTTATGAGAAAAACTGGACCTAATACTTATAATGACGAAGTCGGTCCCTTCCAAAAATTTGGCATTTACAAAACGGATTGGAAGCATAATCCTGAAAAATCTAAAGCTAATGTTCGAGTTCTTTACTTTGACAGTATCCGTATGGGAGATGCGAGTGCAACCTATGCAGATGTTGCACCTTAA
- a CDS encoding methyltransferase domain-containing protein encodes MLFNVSSLNPAKILTKISDERKSNSLSNHLRKRRFIQFKNFVESYASKADSLRIIDVGGTPIIWENNLSWLKQIGLIKNIEVTITNIKEYKSNNKIINCVIADATNMQQFQDKQFDIVFSNSVIEHVGDYKAQQSMANEILRIGKRYFVQTPNYYFPIEPHFLFPFFQFLPLQLKVWLITHFDLGWRKKTSNRETAIMLVDSVKLLTKKQLMALFPGANIFEEKVFTLTKSFIMYGESP; translated from the coding sequence ATGCTCTTTAATGTTAGCAGCCTTAATCCAGCAAAAATTTTAACTAAAATTTCTGATGAAAGAAAATCTAATTCTCTATCCAATCATTTAAGAAAAAGAAGATTTATTCAGTTTAAAAACTTTGTTGAGAGCTATGCTAGTAAAGCAGATAGCTTGAGGATAATTGACGTAGGTGGAACACCAATCATTTGGGAAAATAATCTTTCATGGTTAAAACAAATTGGTTTAATCAAAAATATAGAGGTGACAATCACTAATATTAAAGAGTACAAGTCAAACAATAAAATCATAAATTGTGTGATTGCTGATGCGACAAATATGCAGCAATTTCAGGACAAGCAATTTGACATAGTTTTTTCAAACTCTGTTATTGAACATGTTGGCGACTACAAAGCTCAGCAATCAATGGCAAACGAGATCCTTAGGATAGGGAAGAGATATTTTGTACAAACGCCAAACTATTATTTTCCTATTGAGCCTCATTTTCTCTTTCCCTTCTTTCAATTTTTGCCACTGCAACTTAAAGTATGGCTTATTACTCATTTCGATCTGGGATGGAGGAAGAAAACATCTAATCGCGAAACTGCAATTATGTTGGTAGATTCAGTAAAACTACTGACAAAAAAACAATTGATGGCACTATTTCCTGGAGCAAATATTTTTGAGGAGAAAGTTTTTACTTTAACAAAGTCTTTTATCATGTATGGTGAATCACCCTAG
- the pssD gene encoding PssD/Cps14F family polysaccharide biosynthesis glycosyltransferase — translation MKLLLVCNPGGHFSTMLGLKSFWSAYQREWVTYPHYDTRKLSEKEVVHWVTMQEARMLGRASINFIKALKILSQSKPDLLISTGASLAVPFILASKIFGIKTVFIESISRTSSLSLTGKIVYNLVDEFYVQWPECVNIYPKAQYKGIVT, via the coding sequence ATGAAACTACTACTAGTGTGTAATCCGGGCGGTCATTTCTCTACTATGTTAGGTCTAAAAAGTTTTTGGTCTGCTTATCAAAGAGAATGGGTAACTTATCCCCACTATGACACCAGAAAATTAAGTGAAAAAGAAGTAGTTCATTGGGTAACTATGCAAGAAGCTCGCATGTTAGGTCGGGCAAGCATTAATTTTATTAAGGCTTTAAAGATTTTATCTCAAAGTAAGCCAGATCTACTGATTTCGACAGGAGCAAGTTTAGCTGTACCATTTATTTTAGCTAGTAAAATATTTGGTATTAAAACTGTATTTATTGAGAGTATTTCCCGCACTAGTAGTTTAAGTCTCACAGGAAAAATTGTTTACAACCTTGTTGATGAATTTTATGTTCAGTGGCCGGAATGTGTAAATATTTATCCAAAGGCTCAATACAAAGGTATTGTTACTTAA
- a CDS encoding polysaccharide lyase, with translation MAVKNNSYSRKLARKVSFSILGILVSTSFVLPLNANKSLAAIIDSVTDDISNARGREFAQDKGGSACNKLENVTSVMGSTIHPIRAGKQAFRHWVNRCGERSELAMKKTVIGQTYWYGWSMYIPSDWQDPSDAYDILMQWATYPSPRNGRFACGANGSYIMRSGNNISFRFQRKGENADSECTSYNLGTLPELRGKWVDFVMHVKWTGNTDGFLKLWTKVGNGTYTQNVDYKGRTFWNDEGEGPYFKMGLYKGDPNFKGAAPRVLYTDEYRLGDANSSFEEVAPGGSTIEPKPPAPQPKPEKPQPLPETPKLLIFEDFSSTTSGNNFTVESGGTWSVRNGKYELRDSDRSLPQSPNRNISVHNKSISGDFTLTADASATATSSRWDDFSIIFNYQNPNNYYYASFNESDDDKTNGIFKVVAGVATQVANFNSLIRGGTTYSIKVERSGNTINVYRDNILQATVQDTTFNSGKVGFGSFNNSATFDNLKVE, from the coding sequence ATGGCAGTTAAAAACAATAGCTATTCTAGAAAACTGGCAAGAAAAGTTAGCTTCTCTATTTTAGGAATATTAGTAAGTACATCATTTGTTTTACCCCTAAATGCTAATAAATCATTGGCAGCTATTATTGATTCAGTAACTGATGACATTAGTAATGCTAGAGGAAGAGAGTTTGCACAAGATAAAGGAGGGAGTGCCTGTAATAAGTTAGAAAATGTTACTAGCGTAATGGGCAGTACCATTCATCCAATTAGAGCCGGTAAACAAGCTTTTCGCCATTGGGTAAATCGCTGTGGCGAACGTTCAGAACTTGCAATGAAGAAAACTGTAATTGGGCAAACATACTGGTATGGTTGGTCAATGTACATCCCCTCAGATTGGCAAGACCCGTCTGATGCTTACGATATTCTCATGCAATGGGCAACTTATCCTTCTCCTAGAAATGGGAGGTTTGCTTGCGGAGCTAATGGCTCATACATTATGAGAAGTGGTAACAACATTAGCTTTAGATTTCAACGTAAAGGAGAAAATGCAGATTCTGAGTGTACAAGTTACAACTTAGGAACTCTCCCTGAACTTCGAGGTAAATGGGTTGATTTTGTCATGCACGTTAAATGGACGGGTAATACAGATGGATTTTTGAAGCTTTGGACGAAAGTTGGTAATGGTACGTACACTCAAAATGTAGACTACAAAGGACGCACTTTCTGGAACGATGAAGGTGAAGGACCTTACTTCAAAATGGGGTTATACAAAGGCGATCCTAACTTTAAGGGAGCAGCACCGCGTGTTTTATATACTGATGAATATCGTTTAGGTGATGCTAACTCTAGCTTTGAAGAAGTTGCTCCTGGGGGTTCTACAATAGAACCTAAGCCACCAGCACCACAACCAAAACCTGAAAAACCACAACCACTACCTGAAACTCCAAAGTTACTGATTTTTGAAGATTTCTCTTCTACTACAAGTGGTAATAACTTTACAGTTGAATCAGGGGGAACTTGGAGTGTTCGTAACGGAAAGTACGAACTGCGAGATAGCGATCGCAGTCTTCCGCAATCTCCTAATCGCAATATCTCAGTTCACAATAAATCCATATCTGGTGACTTCACATTAACTGCAGATGCTAGCGCCACTGCTACTTCAAGTCGATGGGATGATTTCTCAATCATCTTTAATTACCAAAATCCTAACAACTACTACTACGCTAGCTTTAATGAAAGCGATGATGATAAAACTAACGGAATTTTTAAGGTAGTTGCAGGAGTTGCTACGCAAGTTGCTAACTTTAATTCCTTAATCCGAGGAGGAACTACCTACAGTATTAAAGTAGAGCGAAGTGGCAATACGATTAATGTCTATCGCGACAACATTTTACAAGCTACTGTTCAAGATACTACCTTCAATAGTGGCAAAGTTGGATTTGGTAGCTTCAACAACTCAGCGACTTTCGATAATTTGAAAGTTGAATGA
- a CDS encoding glycosyltransferase family 2 protein, which translates to MKDQPRVSIGMPVYNGEVYLEAALNSLLAQTFEDFEIIISDNGSTDKTEDICRAYAAQDRRIRYYRNEQNLGAGWNFNRVLELSTGEFFRWACHDDVCAPELLAQCVAVLDAHPEVVLAYPKTIVINEYGQEIEKYVDGFNLRSPKPHKRFAQYQKLVRHGHGCHPIFGLIRTDVLKSTAWMGSYPSSDLVLLGELTLKGEFYEIPEYLFLKRDHPNTSVRAHKAFRKRLAWYDPNKKGQLYLTRWKWFSEYIAAIKRAQITSQEKFLCFLQMRRWLMWNLAFLLKDLLKATFWPVLRPFLSLELGKSST; encoded by the coding sequence ATGAAAGATCAGCCAAGAGTCAGTATTGGTATGCCTGTATACAACGGTGAAGTTTACCTTGAAGCGGCATTAAACTCATTGTTGGCTCAAACATTTGAGGATTTTGAAATTATTATTTCTGATAACGGCTCAACTGATAAAACAGAAGACATTTGTAGAGCATATGCTGCTCAAGATCGACGTATTCGTTATTATCGAAACGAGCAAAATTTAGGAGCCGGTTGGAATTTTAATCGCGTGTTAGAGCTATCTACAGGTGAGTTCTTTAGATGGGCTTGTCACGATGATGTATGTGCTCCGGAACTCTTAGCACAATGCGTTGCAGTGCTAGATGCGCATCCTGAGGTAGTTTTAGCTTACCCGAAGACTATTGTGATTAATGAATACGGGCAGGAAATAGAGAAATATGTGGATGGTTTTAATCTGCGATCGCCAAAACCACACAAACGGTTTGCGCAATACCAAAAGTTAGTTCGTCACGGTCATGGGTGTCATCCTATATTTGGATTAATCCGTACAGATGTTTTAAAATCAACTGCTTGGATGGGTAGTTACCCTTCCTCAGATTTAGTCCTGCTAGGAGAACTTACTCTCAAAGGCGAATTTTACGAAATTCCTGAATATCTATTTTTAAAACGAGATCATCCAAATACATCAGTAAGAGCGCACAAAGCATTTAGAAAAAGGCTTGCATGGTACGATCCTAACAAAAAAGGACAACTTTATTTAACTCGATGGAAGTGGTTTAGCGAGTACATAGCAGCAATTAAACGAGCTCAAATAACCTCACAAGAAAAGTTTTTGTGTTTTCTGCAAATGCGCAGATGGTTGATGTGGAATTTAGCCTTTCTTTTGAAAGACTTACTCAAAGCTACGTTCTGGCCTGTACTAAGACCTTTTCTGTCTTTAGAACTAGGTAAAAGTAGTACATAA
- a CDS encoding glycosyltransferase has protein sequence MKPKLRFVSMIVYTLGTIFFPFDRAVFWLQELLEREIIVEPVLLQHGATNADKLNHPLLTSVASLTISEMHDAIRQSSLVISHAGQGSTRMLAEMGACFVLIPRLRRYGEHVDDHQLLFARAVERFGVPHCTELEQLIKYIKQPPVPLKNKLFNAPSLAEHLIVRYKLAELQTK, from the coding sequence TTGAAGCCTAAATTGAGGTTTGTTTCAATGATTGTTTACACACTTGGAACTATTTTCTTTCCCTTTGATCGGGCTGTTTTTTGGTTGCAGGAACTACTAGAAAGAGAAATCATAGTTGAGCCCGTATTACTGCAACACGGGGCAACCAACGCAGATAAACTGAACCATCCACTACTGACTAGTGTAGCTTCGCTAACAATCAGCGAAATGCATGATGCAATAAGGCAATCATCTTTAGTTATTTCTCATGCTGGTCAAGGTTCCACGCGGATGTTAGCAGAAATGGGGGCTTGTTTCGTCCTAATACCTAGGTTAAGGCGTTATGGAGAACACGTGGACGATCACCAGTTACTCTTTGCACGCGCTGTAGAAAGATTTGGCGTACCTCACTGTACTGAGTTAGAGCAATTGATTAAGTATATTAAGCAACCTCCAGTTCCTTTGAAAAATAAGCTGTTTAATGCTCCTTCGCTTGCTGAACATTTGATTGTTCGATACAAGCTTGCAGAACTTCAAACAAAGTAG